Proteins from one Larimichthys crocea isolate SSNF chromosome XX, L_crocea_2.0, whole genome shotgun sequence genomic window:
- the LOC104933982 gene encoding macrophage mannose receptor 1 translates to MKMTLVLFWLCSGFFYFTFASYRLRHFSIGDKKDWKNSLDECKEDASSFVTVYDDEDAMFVWNYTKHIDSSRWLGLHRNILITKNTWSNGNPLMVNYSSVNVSDWTQECEAIGNNTWRGFNCSERNYFMCYKGNNYTLVENKKDWCQALQYCRKHFTDLVSISNPEQNKEVIAKGNGTTFWIGLRHDNWEWVDKGCSSFRKIDNTYNNYEDENCTALRRDSKVPDILYQFGCYTGAHSFCSKGTVRIKVIGEKKTWEEAFDYCREHHTDLLWIRDRNDSYALDQWLNQSTVDGPFWIGLRQSRVFGFWIWTSESNNAVTWDNWKNGEAPQLPLSDHCAVINETDRTSDGGVWSDENCLVKHHFLCEEKIFFMN, encoded by the exons ATGAAGATGACACTTGTGTTGTTCTGGCTATGCTCTG GATTTTTTTACTTCACATTTGCATCATATCGTCTACGTCATTTTTCGATTGGTGACAAAAAAGATTGGAAAAATTCATTGGACGAATGTAAAGAAGATGCATCATCATTTGTAACTGTGTATGATGATGAGGACGCAATGTTTGTATGGAATTACACCAAACATATAGACAGCAGCAGATGGCTTGGTCTGCATAGAAATATCTTAATTACTAAGAATACTTGGTCAAACGGCAACCCTCTCATGGTAAATTATTCATCTGTGAATGTAAGCGATTGGACACAAGAATGTGAAGCGATTGGCAATAATACATGGAGAGGTTTTAACTGTTCAGAGAGGAATTATTTCATGTGCTACAAGG GTAATAATTACACCCTGGTTGAAAATAAGAAGGACTGGTGTCAGGCGCTGCAGTACTGCAGAAAACACTTCACTGACTTGGTCAGCATCAGTAACCCGGAACAAAATAAGGAAGTGATTGCAAAGGGAAATGGCACAACCTTCTGGATTGGACTCCGGCATGATAACTGGGAGTGGGTGGACAAAGGCTGCTCTTCCTTCAGAAAAATTGACAATACTTATAATAATTATGAAGACGAAAATTGTACTGCTCTCCGCAGAGATAGTAAGGTTCCAGATATACTGTATCAATTTGGGTGTTATACTGGGGCACATTCCTTTTGCTCCAAAG GTACTGTGAGAATAAAAGTCATTGGTGAGAAAAAGACCTGGGAAGAGGCCTTTGACTACTGCAGAGAACACCACACAGACCTGCTGTGGATTAGGGACAGGAACGATTCTTACGCTCTTGATCAGTGGCTAAACCAAAGTACAGTTGATGGTCCATTCTGGATTGGTCTGAGGCAGAGTCGTGTCTTTGGATTCTGGATTTGGACAAGTGAGAG TAACAATGCAGTGACCTGGGACAACTGGAAGAATGGTGAGGCACCTCAGCTGCCCCTTTCTGACCACTGTGCTGTCATCAACGAGACGGACAGGACGAGCGATGGGGGAGTGTGGAGCGATGAGAACTGTTTGGTTAAGCATCATTTTCTTTGTGAGGAGAAGATCTTTTTCATGAATTAG